The window TCTATTGTTATTTTCAATAACATTTTTTTCTTCAAGATTTTCAGCAGTTGAGAAAACTGATCCAAATGAACTTTGAAGTATCATACTTTTATTTGACATTTTGCCTCCTATTGTATTTTAAATTTATTTAATTTCTTTTTTCCGATTTGTAAATTCATACTTAACTAAAATATATTTATTACTATTTTATCAAAAAAATAATAAATTTCAAGTAATTTTTTTATTTTCTAAAAGATATTATATTTTTTAGGTTTCTTTAATATATTAGATCATTTTTTTATCTGTTTTTCGCTCTTATTTTTATCATTTTATGTTTTATTCTAATTAACAAAATTAAAAAAATGAATTTACTAAAACACTTAAAAATACAACAACCATTATTTTAAACATTAAAACTTTTTGATAAATTGGCATTTTTAAAGTTTCAGCATAATGTTTTAATGTTAAATATCCTCTATATTTCTTTTGTTGATTTAAAAATAGATATGCATCAAATGTCACTACCAATAAAATGGTATAGACGATATTCATCCCTCTGCCCTCCTTAATATTTAAAAAAGCTGACTAAAAAGTCAGCTCTAGTTTTAACCTCTGTAATAAATAGTAAGACCTTTTAAAAAGTTTCTTATATATTTATCTCCACACTCTCTATAGTTTTTATGATCCTCTTTTCTAAATAGTGCACTTAGCTCTGATGAAGACAACTCTAATCCAGCTAGCTTAAAAATTTCAAGCATATTTTCACTTCTAAAAGATAATGCTATTTTCAACTTTTTTAAAATGATGTTATTTATATTGTTTTTATTCATTTTTGTAGGTTGATGAGCTGGTTCTCCAGGTTTTTCCTCTTGTTTTCCTCTTTTTAAGATAATCAATCCATCTAGAAAAGCTTCTAATGTCTTATTGTTACACTTTTCAAATCCCTCTTCTCCCTCTCTTTTAAGAAGGTTTAAAAGCTCTTCATGAGTCATTTCACAACCCATAGATTTAAAAATTTGAAGCATTGTATTATCTTTAATATTTAATGCATATCTCACTCTTCTAATTATATCATTATTTAACATAGTTCCTCCATACTGACTATTCTATCTTCCAATTTTTTATTCTCTATAATTGTACCCTATTTGCTACTTTTTGTCAATTTAGAAGTAATTTTAAATAAAAAGAATAGTCCAAATCTGAACTATTCTTTAGTTTTATATTATTTCTATACATTTGGCGCTCCCATGAGGGATCGAACCCCAAACCCTCTGATCCGAAGTCAGATGCTCTATCCAATTGAGCTATGGAAGCTATTTATTATCTTTCTGCTATAAGTTTAGCTGCCATCTCTTGAGCTACTGCTTCTAATCTAGCTCTATCTCCAGCTTTTGGAGTTCCTTTAACTTCTACTGATTCTCCTACAACTTCAATTCCTTTTAATTTTTCAGCGAAGGCTTCTATTCCTCTTACTCCTCCACCACTCCACATCATTGTTCCAAAGATTCCTAGATATCTATTTTTTAATCCATAGTTTTCTAATTTGTGTAGTAATGGTTGTACTTTTGGATATACTGAGTTATTATGTGCACAAGATCCAATAATAAGTCCTTTATATTTCCAGATTTCTGCTATGATAAATGAATGATCTGTTTTTGAAGCATCATAAATTTTTACTTCTGTTATTCCTTGAGCATTTAATTCTCTTCCAAGAATTTCTGCCATTTTAGCAGTATTTCCATACATACTTCCGTAAACAATTACTACTCCCTCTTTTTCAGGTTGTAATTGTGCCCATGTACTGTATAGAGAAATTACTCTAGCAATATCTGTTCTCCAGATAAGTCCGTGTGAAGGACAAATCATTCTTATTTCTAATCCACCTAATTTTTTAATAGCAGCTGTTACTTGAACACCATATTTTCCAACAATATTAGAATAGTATCTTCTCATTTCATCAATATAGAAATCAAAGTTTACTTCATCATCAAAAATTCCTCCATCAAGAGCTCCAAATCCTCCGAAAGCATCATTTGAGAAAAGGATTTTATCAGTAGTATCATATGTAACCATTGATTCTGGCCAGTGTACCATTGGTACCATAGCAAATGTTAATTTGTGGTTTCCTAAATCTAAGATATCTCCTTCTTTAACTGTTACAAAGTTTTCATCTGGAAATTCCATATTGAAAGCTCTTAACATTCCTAAAGTTTTAGCATTTCCTACTACTTTTACATTTGGGAAAACTCTTAAAATATCTTTTAATCCACTTGAATGATCTGGTTCTACGTGGTTAATGATGATATAGTCTAGATCTTTTCCATCTAATCCTAATAAAAGTTTTTCAATGTAAAGTGATGCACTTCCAAATTCAACAGCATCAATTACACAAGTTTTTTCATCTTTGATAAGATATGAGTTATATGATACTCCAAAAGGTAAAGGCATATAATTTTCAAATCTTTCTGTCTTTCTATCGTTAACTCCTATCCACGATATATCTTTTGCAATTCCTGTACAACAATACATTTTTTCCTCCTAAATATTTTAAATAATTTTAAGACATCTCTTTAATATTTACATTTTTATTTATTTCTAATGTTATTGTTAGATTCTATCTATTAGAGTATATCATCTTTTTTAAATTTTCCAAACAAATTATTGAACATATTAAAAAAATTTTAATCTATACCCACTATATATAATATTAAACTTATCAAAATATTTCAACATTTTTTCTTCTTTTTTTATAAAAAGTGAAAAAAATTCCCAAAATTGTGAAAATTGTGATATATTCGTGTGAAAAATCTCTATTTTTTAATTGATAAATATAATACTTCTATATTTTTTCTAACTT is drawn from Fusobacterium varium and contains these coding sequences:
- a CDS encoding DUF1456 family protein, giving the protein MLNNDIIRRVRYALNIKDNTMLQIFKSMGCEMTHEELLNLLKREGEEGFEKCNNKTLEAFLDGLIILKRGKQEEKPGEPAHQPTKMNKNNINNIILKKLKIALSFRSENMLEIFKLAGLELSSSELSALFRKEDHKNYRECGDKYIRNFLKGLTIYYRG
- a CDS encoding FprA family A-type flavoprotein, giving the protein MYCCTGIAKDISWIGVNDRKTERFENYMPLPFGVSYNSYLIKDEKTCVIDAVEFGSASLYIEKLLLGLDGKDLDYIIINHVEPDHSSGLKDILRVFPNVKVVGNAKTLGMLRAFNMEFPDENFVTVKEGDILDLGNHKLTFAMVPMVHWPESMVTYDTTDKILFSNDAFGGFGALDGGIFDDEVNFDFYIDEMRRYYSNIVGKYGVQVTAAIKKLGGLEIRMICPSHGLIWRTDIARVISLYSTWAQLQPEKEGVVIVYGSMYGNTAKMAEILGRELNAQGITEVKIYDASKTDHSFIIAEIWKYKGLIIGSCAHNNSVYPKVQPLLHKLENYGLKNRYLGIFGTMMWSGGGVRGIEAFAEKLKGIEVVGESVEVKGTPKAGDRARLEAVAQEMAAKLIAER